Proteins encoded in a region of the Panthera uncia isolate 11264 chromosome B2 unlocalized genomic scaffold, Puncia_PCG_1.0 HiC_scaffold_24, whole genome shotgun sequence genome:
- the MDC1 gene encoding mediator of DNA damage checkpoint protein 1 isoform X2, with protein sequence MEDTQAINWEVEEEEEKEIPSESLGCSLEPVGRLHIFSSAHGPEKDFPLYLGKNMVGRMPDCSVTLPFSSISKQHAVIEILAWDKAPVLQDCGSLNGTQVLRPPKVLSPGVSHRLRDQELILFADLPCQYHRLNVPLPFVSRGPLTIEETPRVQGRTQPQGLLLAEDSEEEVDSPSERCVVKEPRTCPLAAVVPESDEEGPSPAPDGPGPPFVFNLDSDTDEEESQHPASGEASSTARGGSTTETKQSTAMATEIQLEKNQCSVKERNNDTEVERDARNGVVSLGVILERNQPTGEDSDTDVDDESRPPGRPAVVHLERAQPSDFIDSDTDVEEEEIPATPAVDPMKKRQIFHGISTESPRTHALVHLQESPTGNDTDVGEGEIQLAVPLERSQASVVIDSNTDGEKEVLAALALAHLKESRATTWNRDTDLEEDRAQPVALLEQNQTSTGRDSDTDMEEEGLPMEKRGTVFKGHTDQAYSENRQPPPQNSDLGVDKDKSSLGVHLERSQASATVDINIQVKEKVPPGSAVILVEKHQVPVVWTDQTDVEVEEGQAKLPVMHLEEAQPPSGDCETGVEGISLAASVVADIRKSQLPAEEDAGAKRAVTVLEHKRDLEARAQGGSLVSQVEQDHLPVSREDINDLVVTGTSGKSIQPQREGTQTSIEREREPHMDRTQDSGDNHGDSEDLDLQATQCFVERDNQNLEAQSMEDEATQAFLVTLPQEPGPSCRSFQDTGTLDEPWEVLATQPFCPRESEAPEPEPIVAPLDAHGSCLSTPWTIPQGQNPGSPVHIEPLGIQDKGMQTMEKDMGIPREAAEGVAPERGPLDRETENLPSGEQEDVIGEEELTRGIQVLARDTQGQESDQKVKIASIKRNMESLNIEIEITREIQEKEIEKQILAREIFERETEKLVLEREGEPNGLGVEVPEVILERGPQRGETEKGSQDQEGQASSPTLELETGTGGHQGLASASVASGSQSGGGEGVPMNPRRQQRGHLTCEVPPAEKAFGGDQESTDACQPPAVPEASAPHQNPLLFQSQKHPVPQPFCSSSPSSLEPIPRTRQNRNQKVPETPLPKPKVRLRGSSRKTPSPVSSVALEPHTAIPTDQPLSAEPTSQVTRGRRRRSSVKTPELVVPTAPELQPSISKDQPVTPEPTSRITRGRTQRFSVKAPELVVPTAPDVEPSTSKDQSVTPELISQDRTHKFVKTPEPVISTASQLQPSTSKGQFVITESVSGATQGRARRSCVKTPKAIVPTAPEPQPSTSKDQPITPEPTSRVTRGRTRGSSVKIPPESTVPTAPELQPTTSKDQSVLTEPTSGATHSTIPRSSVKIPELVVPTAPEVQSSIPTDQSVTPKPTSQRRTSRSFVKTHEPTVPTAPELQPTTPKGQSVTPKRKSQGRTPRSSSKTPKPVVPTVPELQASTPTDEPVTPKLTPRATRGRTQRSSVKTPEPVVPTASELQPSISTDQPVTPEPTFRATRGRIHRSSVKIPQPIESIASDLESLNPIDQLVTPKAIAEGGQGKTLRSTVSAVPVLTTPESQNPDPIGQPVPPEPIPQANCSSKRRATRKHGSFTAPIVHEPHSAPPEPNSRSSKNQRRAVRAVESLRTIPEPALAQLPEAPTHATQIQKVEAAGRSEFTPEPQSKPSQSRKRPLATVDSPPLQKRLQQKTVSLHKEEEDSAESPRKDKVAVIPGPGKRKRDQTEEEPRGIPSRSLRRVKPNQESTAPKSRKAGCFLPPDEYVVADPEQEKNFGFSLRDALSRARERRLLEGYEIHVTPGVQPPPPQMGEIISCCGGTVLPSMPRSYKPQRVVITCSQDFSRCSIPFRVGLPILSPEFLLTGVLKQEAKPEAFILSTLEMSSS encoded by the exons ATGGAAGACACCCAAGCTATTAACTGGGAGgttgaggaagaggaggagaaagagatacCCAGTGAATCCTTGGGGTGTAGCTTGGAGCCCGTAGGACGACTGCATATCTTCAGTAGTGCCCATGGACCAGAAAAAG ATTTCCCTCTGTATCTCGGGAAGAATATGGTAGGCCGAATGCCTGATTGCTCTGTGACCCTGCCCTTTTCATCCATCTCCAAACAACATGCAGTGATTGAAATCTTGGCCTGGGACAAGGCACCTGTCCTTCAAGATTGTGGCAGCCTCAATGGTACTCAAGTCCTAAGGCCTCCTAAGGTCCTAAGCCCAGGGGTGAGTCATCGGCTGAGGGACCAGGAGTTGATTCTCTTTGCTGACTTGCCCTGCCAGTACCATCGCCTGAATGTTCCCCTGCCCTTTGTTTCCCGGGGCCCTCTAACTATAGAAGAGACACCCAGGGTACAGGGACGAACTCAACCCCAGGGACTCCTGTTGGCTGAGGACTCAGAGGAGGAAGTAG ATTCTCCTTCAGAAAGGTGTGTGGTGAAAGAACCAAGAACCTGCCCTCTAGCTGCAGTGGTTCCAGAGAG TGATGAAGAGGGGCCTTCCCCTGCCCCAGATGGCCCTGGGCCACCTTTTGTATTCAACCTGGACAGTGACACAGATGAGGAAGAAAGTCAACATCCAGCATCAGGAGAGGCCTCCTCAACTGCCAGAGGAGGCTCCACTACAGAGACAAAACAGTCTACAGCTATGGCAACTGAAATCCAGCTTGAAAAGAATCAGTGTTCagtaaaagagagaaacaatgaCACAGAAGTTGAAAGGGATGCAAGGAATGGGGTGGTTTCACTTGGGGTGATACTGGAGAGGAACCAACCTACTGGGGAAGACAGTGACACAGATGTGGATGATGAGAGCAGGCCTCCAGGAAGGCCTGCTGTGGTCCATTTGGAAAGGGCTCAGCCTTCTGACTTCATAGACAGTGATACTGATGTGGAAGAAGAAGAGATCCCTGCAACCCCAGCTGTAGATCCTATGAAGAAGAGGCAAATCTTCCATGGAATTAGTACAGAGAGTCCTCGGACACATGCCTTGGTACATCTACAGGAGAGCCCAACTGGTAATGATACAGATGTGGGGGAAGGTGAGATCCAGCTGGCAGTCCCTCTAGAGAGAAGCCAAGCCTCTGTGGTGATTGACAGCAATACAGATGGTGAGAAAGAAGTCTTAGCAGCACTCGCTTTGGCACATCTGAAAGAGAGCCGAGCCACTACATGGAACAGAGATACAGATTTGGAAGAGGACAGGGCCCAACCTGTGGCCCTTCTGGAGCAAAACCAAACCTCTACTGGGAGAGACAGCGACACAGAcatggaggaggaggggctcCCAATGGAAAAGAGAGGAACTGTTTTCAAGGGTCACACAGACCAGGCATATTCAGAAAACAGGCAACCTCCTCCCCAAAACAGTGATCTAGGGGTGGACAAAGATAAGAGCTCACTTGGGGTCCATCTGGAGAGAAGCCAAGCCTCTGCCACAGTGGACATCAACATACAAGTGAAGGAGAAAGTCCCACCAGGGTCAGCTGTTATACTTGTGGAGAAGCATCAGGTGCCTGTGGTATGGACAGATCAAACAGATGTGGAAGTAGAAGAGGGCCAAGCAAAGCTGCCTGTGATGCATCTAGAGGAAGCCCAACCTCCATCTGGGGACTGTGAGACAGGTGTGGAGGGCATATCCTTAGCAGCTTCAGTGGTGGCAGATATAAGAAAGAGCCAGCTTCCAGCAGAAGAGGATGCTGGGGCAAAGAGGGCTGTAACTGTTCTTGAGCACAAGAGAGATCTTGAGGCGAGGGCCCAGGGTGGGTCACTTGTGTCACAGGTGGAGCAGGATCACCTCCCTGTCTCGAGGGAGGACATTAATGATCTGGTGGTCACAGGCACTTCAGGGAAATCCATCcagccacagagagagggaacccAGACCTccatagaaagggagagagaaccacATATGGACAGGACCCAGGACTCTGGAGACAACCACGGTG ATTCTGAAGACCTGGACCTACAGGCTACTCAGTGCTTTGTGGAGAGAGACAATCAGAATCTGGAAG CCCAGAGCATGGAggatgaagccacccaggcgtttcTGGTTACTCTACCCCAAGAGCCTGGTCCTTCCTGCCGTAGCTTCCAGGATACAG gtACCTTGGATGAGCCGTGGGAGGTCTTGGCAACACAGCCATTCTGTCCGAGAGAGTCTGAGGCCCCTGAGCCCGAGCCCATTGTTGCTCCTCTTGATGCCCATGGATCCTGCCTCTCTACACCTTGGACAATACCACAAGGCCAAAATCCAGGAAGCCCAGTTCACATAGAGCCATTGGGGATTCAGGACAAAGGGATGCAGACTATGGAGAAAGACATGGGGATACCAAGAGAAGCAGCAGAGGGGGTGGCCCCTGAGAGAGGACCATTGGACAGGGAAACTGAGAACCTGCCATCAGGAGAACAAGAAGATGTGATAGGAGAAGAAGAGTTAACCAGAGGGATACAGGTGTTAGCTAGAGATACTCAAGGACAAGAGTCTGACCAAAAGGTGAAAATTGcaagtattaaaagaaatatggagAGTTTGAACATAGAAATTGAGATAACCAGGGAAATacaagagaaagagatagaaaagcAGATTCTTGCAAgagaaatatttgagagagaaacagagaaactagtactagagagagagggtgagccaAATGGATTAGGAGTTGAGGTACCGGAAGTAATACTGGAGAGAGGCCCACAGAGAGGGGAGACTGAGAAAGGGAGCCAGGACCAGGAAGGGCAAGCCTCCAGTCCAACACTAGAGCTTGAAACAGGGACAGGCGGTCATCAGGGACTTGCTTCAGCCTCAGTAGCTTCTGGGAGCCAGtcaggtggaggagagggagtcCCAATGAACCCCAGGAGGCAGCAGAGAG GCCACTTGACTTGTGAGGTGCCACCTGCTGAGAAGGCCTTCGGG GGTGATCAGGAATCCACAGATGCTTGTCAGCCTCCTGCAGTACCTGAAGCTTCAGCCCCACACCAAAACCCCCTCCTCTTTCAGAGTCAAAAACATCCTGTGCCTCAGCCCTTCTGTTCTTCCTCTCCATCTTCTTTAGAGCCCATTCCCAGGACCAGGCAAAACAGGAATCAAAAAGTTCCAGAGACTCCCTTGCCAAAACCCAAAGTCAGGCTCCGAGGGTCCTCCAGGAAGACACCCTCTCCAGTTTCTTCTGTAGCCCTTGAACCTCATACTGCCATTCCCACAGACCAACCCCTCAGTGCTGAGCCCACATCTCAGGTCACTCGGGGCAGGAGACGTAGGTCCTCTGTGAAGACCCCTGAACTGGTTGTCCCCACAGCCCCTGAGCTCCAGCCTTCCATTTCCAAAGACCAGCCTGTCACCCCTGAGCCCACATCGCGGATCACTCGGGGTAGGACACAAAGGTTCTCTGTCAAGGCCCCTGAACTAGTTGTCCCTACAGCCCCTGATGTTGAGCCTTCCACCTCTAAAGACCAGTCTGTCACTCCTGAGCTCATATCTCAGGACAGGACACATAAATTTGTAAAAACCCCTGAACCGGTTATTTCCACAGCCTCTCAGCTCCAGCCTTCCACCTCCAAAGGCCAGTTTGTCATCACTGAGTCTGTATCTGGGGCTACTCAGGGCAGGGCACGTAGGTCTTGTGTCAAGACTCCCAAAGCAATTGTCCCCACAGCCCCTGAGCCCCAGCCTTCTACTTCCAAAGACCAGCCTATCACCCCTGAGCCCACATCTCGAGTCACTCGAGGCAGGACACGTGGGTCCTCTGTCAAGATCCCTCCTGAATCAACTGTCCCCACGGCCCCTGAACTCCAGCCTACCACCTCCAAAGACCAGTCTGTCCTCACTGAGCCCACATCTGGGGCCACTCATAGCACGATACCTAGGTCTTCTGTCAAGATTCCTGAGCTAGTTGTCCCAACAGCTCCTGAAGTCCAGTCTTCCATCCCCACAGACCAGTCTGTCACCCCCAAACCCACATCTCAGCGCAGGACATCCAGGTCTTTTGTCAAGACCCATGAACCAACTGTTCCCACAGCCCCTGAGCTCCAGCCTACCACCCCCAAAGGCCAGTCTGTCACCCCCAAACGTAAATCTCAGGGCAGGACACCCAGGTCTTCTAGCAAGACCCCCAAACCAGTTGTCCCCACAGTCCCTGAGCTCCAGGCTTCCACCCCCACAGACGAGCCTGTCACTCCCAAACTCACACCTCGGGCCACTCGGGGCAGGACACAAAGGTCCTCAGTCAAGACCCCTGAGCCAGTTGTCCCCACAGCCTCTGAGCTCCAGCCTTCCATCTCCACAGATCAGCCTGTCACCCCTGAGCCTACATTTCGGGCCACTCGGGGAAGGATACATAGGTCCTCTGTCAAGATCCCCCAACCAATTGAATCTATAGCCTCTGACCTTGAATCTCTCAACCCCATAGATCAACTGGTCACCCCTAAGGCTATAGCTGAGGGTGGTCAGGGTAAGACACTAAGGTCTACAGTAAGTGCTGTGCCAGTTCTTACCACCCCTGAGTCCCAGAATCCTGACCCCATAGGCCAGCCTGTTCCCCCTGAGCCCATCCCTCAAGCCAACTGCAGCAGTAAGCGGAGGGCCACAAGGAAGCATGGGTCCTTCACAGCTCCCATTGTCCATGAGCCCCACTCTGCACCCCCTGAACCTAACTCTCGATCCTCAAAGAACCAAAGACGAGCAGTGAGAGCAGTGGAGTCTCTTAGGACCATTCCCGAGCCTGCTCTTGCCCAGCTTCCTGAGGCCCCCACTCATGCTACCCAGATCCAAAAGGTAGAGGCAGCAGGCAGATCTGAGTTCACCCCAGAGCCCCAGTCTAAGCCCTCTCAGAGCCGCAAGAGGCCTTTGGCTACTGTGGATTCACCCCCACTTCAAAAACGGCTCCAACAGAAGACCGTGTCCCTCcacaaagaggaagaagattcagcagagagcccaaggaaGGATAAG GTTGCAGTGATTCCAGGACcaggcaagagaaagagagaccaaacAGAGGAGGAGCCCAGGGGAATCCCAAGCCGCAGCCTTCGGCGGGTCAAACCTAACCAAGAGTCCACAGCACCCAAA TCCCGCAAGGCTGGTTGCTTCTTGCCCCCGGATGAATATGTGGTGGCTGATCCTGAGCAGGAGAAGAACTTTGGCTTCAGCCTTCGAGATGCCCTGAGCCGGGCTCGGGAGAGAAGGTTGCTAGAG GGCTATGAGATCCATGTGACCCCAGGAGTCCAGCCACCACCACCTCAAATGGGAGAGATCATCAGCTGCTGTGGAGGCACTGTCCTACCCAGCATGCCCCGCTCCTATAAG CCTCAGAGAGTTGTGATTACATGCTCCCAGGACTTCTCTCGATGCTCTATTCCATTTCGGGTTGGGCTGCCCATTCTCTCACCTGAGTTCCTGCTGACAGGAGTGCTGAAGCAGGAAGCCAAGCCAGAGGCCTTCATCCTCTCCACTTTGGAAATGTCATCCTCGTGA
- the MDC1 gene encoding mediator of DNA damage checkpoint protein 1 isoform X3: MEDTQAINWEVEEEEEKEIPSESLGCSLEPVGRLHIFSSAHGPEKDFPLYLGKNMVGRMPDCSVTLPFSSISKQHAVIEILAWDKAPVLQDCGSLNGTQVLRPPKVLSPGVSHRLRDQELILFADLPCQYHRLNVPLPFVSRGPLTIEETPRVQGRTQPQGLLLAEDSEEEVDSPSERCVVKEPRTCPLAAVVPESDEEGPSPAPDGPGPPFVFNLDSDTDEEESQHPASGEASSTARGGSTTETKQSTAMATEIQLEKNQCSVKERNNDTEVERDARNGVVSLGVILERNQPTGEDSDTDVDDESRPPGRPAVVHLERAQPSDFIDSDTDVEEEEIPATPAVDPMKKRQIFHGISTESPRTHALVHLQESPTGNDTDVGEGEIQLAVPLERSQASVVIDSNTDGEKEVLAALALAHLKESRATTWNRDTDLEEDRAQPVALLEQNQTSTGRDSDTDMEEEGLPMEKRGTVFKGHTDQAYSENRQPPPQNSDLGVDKDKSSLGVHLERSQASATVDINIQVKEKVPPGSAVILVEKHQVPVVWTDQTDVEVEEGQAKLPVMHLEEAQPPSGDCETGVEGISLAASVVADIRKSQLPAEEDAGAKRAVTVLEHKRDLEARAQGGSLVSQVEQDHLPVSREDINDLVVTGTSGKSIQPQREGTQTSIEREREPHMDRTQDSGDNHGDSEDLDLQATQCFVERDNQNLEAQSMEDEATQAFLVTLPQEPGPSCRSFQDTGHLTCEVPPAEKAFGGDQESTDACQPPAVPEASAPHQNPLLFQSQKHPVPQPFCSSSPSSLEPIPRTRQNRNQKVPETPLPKPKVRLRGSSRKTPSPVSSVALEPHTAIPTDQPLSAEPTSQVTRGRRRRSSVKTPELVVPTAPELQPSISKDQPVTPEPTSRITRGRTQRFSVKAPELVVPTAPDVEPSTSKDQSVTPELISQDRTHKFVKTPEPVISTASQLQPSTSKGQFVITESVSGATQGRARRSCVKTPKAIVPTAPEPQPSTSKDQPITPEPTSRVTRGRTRGSSVKIPPESTVPTAPELQPTTSKDQSVLTEPTSGATHSTIPRSSVKIPELVVPTAPEVQSSIPTDQSVTPKPTSQRRTSRSFVKTHEPTVPTAPELQPTTPKGQSVTPKRKSQGRTPRSSSKTPKPVVPTVPELQASTPTDEPVTPKLTPRATRGRTQRSSVKTPEPVVPTASELQPSISTDQPVTPEPTFRATRGRIHRSSVKIPQPIESIASDLESLNPIDQLVTPKAIAEGGQGKTLRSTVSAVPVLTTPESQNPDPIGQPVPPEPIPQANCSSKRRATRKHGSFTAPIVHEPHSAPPEPNSRSSKNQRRAVRAVESLRTIPEPALAQLPEAPTHATQIQKVEAAGRSEFTPEPQSKPSQSRKRPLATVDSPPLQKRLQQKTVSLHKEEEDSAESPRKDKVAVIPGPGKRKRDQTEEEPRGIPSRSLRRVKPNQESTAPKVLFTGVVDARGERAVLALGGSLASSVAEASHLVTDRVRRTVKFLCALGRGIPILSLDWLHQSRKAGCFLPPDEYVVADPEQEKNFGFSLRDALSRARERRLLEGYEIHVTPGVQPPPPQMGEIISCCGGTVLPSMPRSYKPQRVVITCSQDFSRCSIPFRVGLPILSPEFLLTGVLKQEAKPEAFILSTLEMSSS, translated from the exons ATGGAAGACACCCAAGCTATTAACTGGGAGgttgaggaagaggaggagaaagagatacCCAGTGAATCCTTGGGGTGTAGCTTGGAGCCCGTAGGACGACTGCATATCTTCAGTAGTGCCCATGGACCAGAAAAAG ATTTCCCTCTGTATCTCGGGAAGAATATGGTAGGCCGAATGCCTGATTGCTCTGTGACCCTGCCCTTTTCATCCATCTCCAAACAACATGCAGTGATTGAAATCTTGGCCTGGGACAAGGCACCTGTCCTTCAAGATTGTGGCAGCCTCAATGGTACTCAAGTCCTAAGGCCTCCTAAGGTCCTAAGCCCAGGGGTGAGTCATCGGCTGAGGGACCAGGAGTTGATTCTCTTTGCTGACTTGCCCTGCCAGTACCATCGCCTGAATGTTCCCCTGCCCTTTGTTTCCCGGGGCCCTCTAACTATAGAAGAGACACCCAGGGTACAGGGACGAACTCAACCCCAGGGACTCCTGTTGGCTGAGGACTCAGAGGAGGAAGTAG ATTCTCCTTCAGAAAGGTGTGTGGTGAAAGAACCAAGAACCTGCCCTCTAGCTGCAGTGGTTCCAGAGAG TGATGAAGAGGGGCCTTCCCCTGCCCCAGATGGCCCTGGGCCACCTTTTGTATTCAACCTGGACAGTGACACAGATGAGGAAGAAAGTCAACATCCAGCATCAGGAGAGGCCTCCTCAACTGCCAGAGGAGGCTCCACTACAGAGACAAAACAGTCTACAGCTATGGCAACTGAAATCCAGCTTGAAAAGAATCAGTGTTCagtaaaagagagaaacaatgaCACAGAAGTTGAAAGGGATGCAAGGAATGGGGTGGTTTCACTTGGGGTGATACTGGAGAGGAACCAACCTACTGGGGAAGACAGTGACACAGATGTGGATGATGAGAGCAGGCCTCCAGGAAGGCCTGCTGTGGTCCATTTGGAAAGGGCTCAGCCTTCTGACTTCATAGACAGTGATACTGATGTGGAAGAAGAAGAGATCCCTGCAACCCCAGCTGTAGATCCTATGAAGAAGAGGCAAATCTTCCATGGAATTAGTACAGAGAGTCCTCGGACACATGCCTTGGTACATCTACAGGAGAGCCCAACTGGTAATGATACAGATGTGGGGGAAGGTGAGATCCAGCTGGCAGTCCCTCTAGAGAGAAGCCAAGCCTCTGTGGTGATTGACAGCAATACAGATGGTGAGAAAGAAGTCTTAGCAGCACTCGCTTTGGCACATCTGAAAGAGAGCCGAGCCACTACATGGAACAGAGATACAGATTTGGAAGAGGACAGGGCCCAACCTGTGGCCCTTCTGGAGCAAAACCAAACCTCTACTGGGAGAGACAGCGACACAGAcatggaggaggaggggctcCCAATGGAAAAGAGAGGAACTGTTTTCAAGGGTCACACAGACCAGGCATATTCAGAAAACAGGCAACCTCCTCCCCAAAACAGTGATCTAGGGGTGGACAAAGATAAGAGCTCACTTGGGGTCCATCTGGAGAGAAGCCAAGCCTCTGCCACAGTGGACATCAACATACAAGTGAAGGAGAAAGTCCCACCAGGGTCAGCTGTTATACTTGTGGAGAAGCATCAGGTGCCTGTGGTATGGACAGATCAAACAGATGTGGAAGTAGAAGAGGGCCAAGCAAAGCTGCCTGTGATGCATCTAGAGGAAGCCCAACCTCCATCTGGGGACTGTGAGACAGGTGTGGAGGGCATATCCTTAGCAGCTTCAGTGGTGGCAGATATAAGAAAGAGCCAGCTTCCAGCAGAAGAGGATGCTGGGGCAAAGAGGGCTGTAACTGTTCTTGAGCACAAGAGAGATCTTGAGGCGAGGGCCCAGGGTGGGTCACTTGTGTCACAGGTGGAGCAGGATCACCTCCCTGTCTCGAGGGAGGACATTAATGATCTGGTGGTCACAGGCACTTCAGGGAAATCCATCcagccacagagagagggaacccAGACCTccatagaaagggagagagaaccacATATGGACAGGACCCAGGACTCTGGAGACAACCACGGTG ATTCTGAAGACCTGGACCTACAGGCTACTCAGTGCTTTGTGGAGAGAGACAATCAGAATCTGGAAG CCCAGAGCATGGAggatgaagccacccaggcgtttcTGGTTACTCTACCCCAAGAGCCTGGTCCTTCCTGCCGTAGCTTCCAGGATACAG GCCACTTGACTTGTGAGGTGCCACCTGCTGAGAAGGCCTTCGGG GGTGATCAGGAATCCACAGATGCTTGTCAGCCTCCTGCAGTACCTGAAGCTTCAGCCCCACACCAAAACCCCCTCCTCTTTCAGAGTCAAAAACATCCTGTGCCTCAGCCCTTCTGTTCTTCCTCTCCATCTTCTTTAGAGCCCATTCCCAGGACCAGGCAAAACAGGAATCAAAAAGTTCCAGAGACTCCCTTGCCAAAACCCAAAGTCAGGCTCCGAGGGTCCTCCAGGAAGACACCCTCTCCAGTTTCTTCTGTAGCCCTTGAACCTCATACTGCCATTCCCACAGACCAACCCCTCAGTGCTGAGCCCACATCTCAGGTCACTCGGGGCAGGAGACGTAGGTCCTCTGTGAAGACCCCTGAACTGGTTGTCCCCACAGCCCCTGAGCTCCAGCCTTCCATTTCCAAAGACCAGCCTGTCACCCCTGAGCCCACATCGCGGATCACTCGGGGTAGGACACAAAGGTTCTCTGTCAAGGCCCCTGAACTAGTTGTCCCTACAGCCCCTGATGTTGAGCCTTCCACCTCTAAAGACCAGTCTGTCACTCCTGAGCTCATATCTCAGGACAGGACACATAAATTTGTAAAAACCCCTGAACCGGTTATTTCCACAGCCTCTCAGCTCCAGCCTTCCACCTCCAAAGGCCAGTTTGTCATCACTGAGTCTGTATCTGGGGCTACTCAGGGCAGGGCACGTAGGTCTTGTGTCAAGACTCCCAAAGCAATTGTCCCCACAGCCCCTGAGCCCCAGCCTTCTACTTCCAAAGACCAGCCTATCACCCCTGAGCCCACATCTCGAGTCACTCGAGGCAGGACACGTGGGTCCTCTGTCAAGATCCCTCCTGAATCAACTGTCCCCACGGCCCCTGAACTCCAGCCTACCACCTCCAAAGACCAGTCTGTCCTCACTGAGCCCACATCTGGGGCCACTCATAGCACGATACCTAGGTCTTCTGTCAAGATTCCTGAGCTAGTTGTCCCAACAGCTCCTGAAGTCCAGTCTTCCATCCCCACAGACCAGTCTGTCACCCCCAAACCCACATCTCAGCGCAGGACATCCAGGTCTTTTGTCAAGACCCATGAACCAACTGTTCCCACAGCCCCTGAGCTCCAGCCTACCACCCCCAAAGGCCAGTCTGTCACCCCCAAACGTAAATCTCAGGGCAGGACACCCAGGTCTTCTAGCAAGACCCCCAAACCAGTTGTCCCCACAGTCCCTGAGCTCCAGGCTTCCACCCCCACAGACGAGCCTGTCACTCCCAAACTCACACCTCGGGCCACTCGGGGCAGGACACAAAGGTCCTCAGTCAAGACCCCTGAGCCAGTTGTCCCCACAGCCTCTGAGCTCCAGCCTTCCATCTCCACAGATCAGCCTGTCACCCCTGAGCCTACATTTCGGGCCACTCGGGGAAGGATACATAGGTCCTCTGTCAAGATCCCCCAACCAATTGAATCTATAGCCTCTGACCTTGAATCTCTCAACCCCATAGATCAACTGGTCACCCCTAAGGCTATAGCTGAGGGTGGTCAGGGTAAGACACTAAGGTCTACAGTAAGTGCTGTGCCAGTTCTTACCACCCCTGAGTCCCAGAATCCTGACCCCATAGGCCAGCCTGTTCCCCCTGAGCCCATCCCTCAAGCCAACTGCAGCAGTAAGCGGAGGGCCACAAGGAAGCATGGGTCCTTCACAGCTCCCATTGTCCATGAGCCCCACTCTGCACCCCCTGAACCTAACTCTCGATCCTCAAAGAACCAAAGACGAGCAGTGAGAGCAGTGGAGTCTCTTAGGACCATTCCCGAGCCTGCTCTTGCCCAGCTTCCTGAGGCCCCCACTCATGCTACCCAGATCCAAAAGGTAGAGGCAGCAGGCAGATCTGAGTTCACCCCAGAGCCCCAGTCTAAGCCCTCTCAGAGCCGCAAGAGGCCTTTGGCTACTGTGGATTCACCCCCACTTCAAAAACGGCTCCAACAGAAGACCGTGTCCCTCcacaaagaggaagaagattcagcagagagcccaaggaaGGATAAG GTTGCAGTGATTCCAGGACcaggcaagagaaagagagaccaaacAGAGGAGGAGCCCAGGGGAATCCCAAGCCGCAGCCTTCGGCGGGTCAAACCTAACCAAGAGTCCACAGCACCCAAA GTACTCTTCACAGGTGTGGTGGATGCCCGTGGAGAACGGGCGGTGCTGGCCCTGGGTGGGAGTCTGGCCAGCTCAGTGGCAGAGGCTTCCCACCTGGTGACTGATCGAGTCCGCCGCACGGTCAAGTTCCTGTGTGCCCTGGGGCGGGGGATCCCCATCCTCTCCCTGGACTGGCTGCACCAG TCCCGCAAGGCTGGTTGCTTCTTGCCCCCGGATGAATATGTGGTGGCTGATCCTGAGCAGGAGAAGAACTTTGGCTTCAGCCTTCGAGATGCCCTGAGCCGGGCTCGGGAGAGAAGGTTGCTAGAG GGCTATGAGATCCATGTGACCCCAGGAGTCCAGCCACCACCACCTCAAATGGGAGAGATCATCAGCTGCTGTGGAGGCACTGTCCTACCCAGCATGCCCCGCTCCTATAAG CCTCAGAGAGTTGTGATTACATGCTCCCAGGACTTCTCTCGATGCTCTATTCCATTTCGGGTTGGGCTGCCCATTCTCTCACCTGAGTTCCTGCTGACAGGAGTGCTGAAGCAGGAAGCCAAGCCAGAGGCCTTCATCCTCTCCACTTTGGAAATGTCATCCTCGTGA